A portion of the Osmia lignaria lignaria isolate PbOS001 chromosome 15, iyOsmLign1, whole genome shotgun sequence genome contains these proteins:
- the LOC143306127 gene encoding uncharacterized protein LOC143306127, translating into MTCYNCNEPDHAANRCPKSKSVVCYKCQKAGHIARDCKFSAKPIHRENNNVAIGVSRADKVLHIGSEEKYFKDAYINGQYVRCYVDLGSSCVALRQDVPDELKITYLEGSFDQLTGYGNGTVTPVGMLTASLTLHEVTARVKIHVVPQESQAIPLIVDHPYTEQDHMEIVSRPNELLIRPVEEADTEQQQKTMFWVKEATVISNNYVGYIAAHTEISDKDICIEGGLREDGKLIPRCLVKTDEEGTSIVLILNISGGDVTIKEGTVLTRGESVTTDVGVVRREVNKEAVTVEAINTDLSGEDAELVKNVLNDFKDLIAKNVYQIGCTNRMEMTITLIDASPISPTVLTRDITQSTHADFDAL; encoded by the coding sequence ATGACGTGCTATAATTGCAACGAACCAGATCATGCAGCAAACAGATGCCCAAAATCCAAAAGCGTCGTCTGCTATAAATGTCAAAAGGCGGGACATATCGCAAGGGACTGTAAGTTCTCCGCTAAGCCTATACACAGAGAAAATAATAACGTGGCGATAGGTGTGAGCAGAGCGGACAAGGTGCTGCACATTGGCTCCGAGGAGAAATATTTTAAGGATGCCTACATCAACGGTCAGTACGTCAGATGTTACGTCGATCTCGGTAGCTCCTGTGTGGCCTTGAGACAGGACGTTCCCGACGAACTGAAGATAACCTACCTCGAAGGATCGTTCGACCAGCTAACTGGATACGGAAACGGGACGGTGACGCCAGTAGGAATGCTCACGGCATCGTTGACACTTCACGAGGTTACAGCGAGGGTGAAGATCCACGTAGTTCCTCAAGAATCCCAAGCGATACCGTTAATTGTGGATCACCCTTACACCGAGCAAGACCACATGGAAATCGTTAGCAGACCGAATGAGTTGCTGATACGACCAGTCGAGGAGGCAGACACGGAGCAACAACAGAAAACGATGTTCTGGGTCAAGGAAGCAACAGTCATCTCAAATAATTACGTAGGGTACATTGCTGCACATACGGAAATATCCGACAAGGACATCTGTATAGAAGGCGGCCTGCGCGAAGATGGGAAACTGATACCTAGGTGTCTGGTAAAGACGGATGAGGAAGGTACGTCTATTGTGcttatacttaatatttcagGTGGCGATGTAACAATTAAGGAAGGAACCGTTCTTACCCGAGGAGAGTCGGTGACGACTGACGTCGGAGTCGTGAGAAGGGAGGTCAATAAAGAGGCCGTAACAGTGGAAGCGATTAACACCGATCTGTCAGGAGAGGATGCGGAATTggttaaaaatgttttaaatgattttaaagaTCTAATTGCTAAAAATGTCTACCAAATAGGGTGCACCAACAGAATGGAGATGACAATAACACTGATAGATGCAAGCCCAATATCACCGACCGTACtgacaagggacattacccaatcgacacacgccgattttgatgcactttga